The Flavobacterium sp. K5-23 genome segment CTTCTTTTGCTAAATAATCAACTAATATTTCACCTACGTGACCAATTCCCTGAACTAATACTTTTTTTCCTGTAAGCACATCAGAACCAAATTGTTGTTTTGCAGCTGCTTTCATTCCCATATACACACCATAAGCGGTAACTGGTGATGGATTCCCTGCTCCACCTCTAGATTCAGAAATTCCTGTAACATAAGGAGTCACATCTCTTACTGTATCCATATCACTCGTTTCCATTCCTACATCTTCAGCAGTAATGTATCTCCCTGATAATGAATGAACAAATTCACCAAACTTACGCATCAACTCAGGCGTTTTTTGTGTTTTGGCATCACCTATAATAACCGCTTTCCCACCACCAATATTCAAACCTGTAATTGCTGCTTTAAATGTCATTCCACGTGAAAGACGCAACACATCATTTAATGCATCCCACTCAGTTGCATAATTAAACATTCTAGTTCCTCCCAAAGCAGGTCCCATAACCGAATTATGAATACCAATAATTGCTTTTAAACCTGTATCTTTGTCGTTACAAAATACAATTTGTTCGTGATCATCAAATGATAATTGTCCAAAAACGGGATCCATTTTTTGAAGTTCCTTTCCTGTTGTGAAAGTTGCATCCATAGTATAATTTTTTATAGTGATAAATTATGAATTTGTCAAAAAGACAAGCCAAAATTACACAAAAAATACATATCTGTAAAAATATTTATATAAAACTGCAAATTTAGCAACATTGAAGCAATACGGCCTGATAGGAGTACTAATTATATTCGAATATAATTCACAAAACCAATACATTTCAAAACAGAATATCTTAAAAAAATGAAAGAATTACGTTATTTAAATAAATATTTCGTTAAATATAAATTTAGTTTTTTACTGGGAATCGTCATAACAATAATTGCACAAATCTTTTCATTATTCACCCCAAAACTGATTAGCAAATCATTTAAGGTAATTGAATCATTTTCTAAAGATAATACCATAGATCCATCGGTTATTCAACAAGAATTAATTTCGAATATTCTATTGATTATAGCAACAACTATTATAGCCGGATTCCTGACATTTTTAATGAGACAAACACTAATCGTTATGTCGCGTCACATTGAATTTGACCTTAAAAACGAAGTGTTTAGACAATACGAGAATTTATCTCAAAATTTTTACAAACAAAATCGTACTGGCGACTTGATGAATCGTATAAGTGAGGATGT includes the following:
- a CDS encoding Glu/Leu/Phe/Val dehydrogenase — protein: MDATFTTGKELQKMDPVFGQLSFDDHEQIVFCNDKDTGLKAIIGIHNSVMGPALGGTRMFNYATEWDALNDVLRLSRGMTFKAAITGLNIGGGKAVIIGDAKTQKTPELMRKFGEFVHSLSGRYITAEDVGMETSDMDTVRDVTPYVTGISESRGGAGNPSPVTAYGVYMGMKAAAKQQFGSDVLTGKKVLVQGIGHVGEILVDYLAKEGAIVTIADINQEKLNEVSAKYSAEIYTGTDLYTADVDIYAPCAMGATLNNDTVYKIKAKVIAGAANNQLANEDIHGAILQERGILYAPDFLINAGGIINVYAELAHYDKAEIMSRTENIYNTTLEIFDYAIANGITTHHAALTIAQNRIDQRKKENSKK